Proteins encoded by one window of Streptacidiphilus sp. PB12-B1b:
- a CDS encoding FtsW/RodA/SpoVE family cell cycle protein, with protein sequence MASVLGKGAPNRRNTELWLLVLAVLLPVLAYADTGLAMNGRIPEGMLDYGLGIGAFALCAHASVRRWAPHADPLMLPVAALLNGLGLVFVWRLDHARQLRPNIPGAQNQLIWTGLGITLFIAVMALLRDHRLLQRYTYLSGLAALVLLAVPAFLPTRASDFGARIWIHVAGYSVQPGEFVKIVLPVFFSGFLMMKRDALALASRRFLGLYLPRGRDLGPIVTVWLLSLLILVFETDLGTSLLFFGVFVVMLYVATERTSWVVFGLLMAGLGFWAVASAERHVADRITAWLHPLAVLPEGGVGQLAQSLFALGAGGVAGTGLGRGHSWLIGFAAKSDFILGTIGEELGLAGLLALFLLYALLSERGLRTALAARDPFGKLLAVGLSAAFALQVFIVAGGVTGTIPLTGMTLPFIAQGGSSVIANWALVALLLKISDVARRPEPAPGAP encoded by the coding sequence ATGGCGTCCGTCCTGGGAAAGGGCGCGCCCAACCGGCGCAACACCGAGCTGTGGCTGCTGGTCCTGGCGGTGCTGCTGCCGGTCCTGGCCTACGCCGACACCGGCCTGGCCATGAACGGCCGCATCCCCGAGGGCATGCTCGACTACGGCCTGGGCATAGGAGCGTTCGCCCTGTGTGCGCACGCCTCGGTCCGGCGCTGGGCGCCGCACGCCGACCCGCTGATGCTGCCGGTCGCGGCCCTGCTCAACGGCCTCGGCCTGGTGTTCGTCTGGCGGCTCGACCACGCCCGGCAGCTGCGCCCCAACATCCCCGGCGCGCAGAACCAGCTGATCTGGACCGGGCTGGGGATCACCCTGTTCATCGCGGTGATGGCACTGCTGCGGGACCACCGGCTGCTGCAGCGCTACACCTACCTCTCCGGCCTGGCGGCGCTGGTGCTGCTGGCCGTCCCGGCGTTCCTGCCGACCCGGGCGTCCGACTTCGGCGCCCGGATCTGGATCCACGTGGCCGGCTACTCGGTCCAGCCCGGCGAGTTCGTGAAGATCGTGCTGCCGGTGTTCTTCTCCGGCTTCCTGATGATGAAGCGGGACGCGCTGGCCCTGGCCAGCCGCCGCTTCCTGGGCCTGTACCTGCCGCGCGGCCGCGATCTCGGGCCGATCGTCACGGTGTGGTTGCTGAGCCTGCTGATCCTGGTCTTCGAGACCGACCTGGGCACCTCGTTGCTGTTCTTCGGCGTCTTCGTGGTGATGCTGTACGTGGCCACCGAGCGCACCAGCTGGGTCGTCTTCGGGCTGCTGATGGCCGGGCTCGGCTTCTGGGCGGTGGCCTCGGCCGAGCGGCACGTCGCCGACCGGATCACCGCCTGGCTGCACCCGCTGGCGGTGCTGCCCGAGGGCGGGGTGGGGCAGCTGGCGCAGTCGCTGTTCGCGCTGGGCGCGGGCGGGGTGGCCGGGACCGGCCTGGGCCGGGGCCACTCCTGGCTGATCGGCTTCGCCGCCAAGAGCGACTTCATCCTCGGCACCATCGGCGAGGAGCTGGGCCTGGCCGGGCTGCTGGCGCTGTTCCTGCTGTACGCGCTGCTCTCCGAGCGCGGCCTGCGGACGGCCCTGGCCGCCCGCGACCCGTTCGGGAAGCTACTGGCGGTGGGCCTGTCGGCGGCATTCGCGCTGCAGGTCTTCATCGTGGCCGGCGGGGTGACCGGGACCATCCCGCTGACCGGGATGACCCTGCCGTTCATCGCCCAGGGCGGCTCCTCGGTGATCGCCAACTGGGCCCTGGTCGCCCTGCTGCTGAAGATCAGCGACGTCGCCCGGCGTCCCGAGCCGGCGCCGGGAGCACCGTGA
- the pknB gene encoding Stk1 family PASTA domain-containing Ser/Thr kinase, whose amino-acid sequence MEEPRRLGGRYELGGVLGRGGMAEVYLGHDIRLGRAVAVKTLRADMARDPSFQARFRREAQSAASLNHPSIVAVYDTGEDYIDGVSIPYIVMEYVDGSTLRELLHSGRRLLPERALEMTTGILQALEYSHRNGIVHRDIKPANVMLTRNGTVKVMDFGIARAMGDAGMTMTQTAAVIGTAQYLSPEQAKGEQVDARSDLYSTGCLLYELFTVRPPFIGDSPVAVAYQHVREEPQPPSTYDPELRPEYDAIVLKALAKDRDYRYQSADEMRADIERALDGLPVAAAQTVAYGAGAMGGYDQQTQVYGAQPDPYGRTTAMPQQAGGYGQTSLLPGVGQGYDAGGDGYADSGYDDGQEYGGRGDRRRGAGGGGGRNRSMSWVVLVIAAILVLTGAYFVTKSVFGTPVNNGATAPQLIGQSWTGAQTAVGNVPGNLKVVQGAPVACSTDTASKGDVCSQSPAAGASMANGGVITVHLSTGAPTKQMPSVVGQTLQNATNQINAAGFTLGSTTTQSSSSVPNGSIISQSLPGNSQQPTGATVNLVVSSGQQQVQVDFVVGQPADSAQSQLSGQGFHVATSVSSSFNSNYLAGAVISETYNGTAITQGGQQIPAGSTINLVVNPAAPDSPSPGASTSTNPSGGRPAPPAPLTAATRARPAARPGRPGTASSAAASAAATATATVATATAGTATDRARTGRPLSTTGARHHSTTPRGRGRTGVRGPSAVAGRTAPGWPIMWIWPFR is encoded by the coding sequence ATGGAAGAACCGCGTCGCCTCGGCGGCCGGTACGAGCTGGGCGGCGTCCTGGGGCGCGGCGGCATGGCAGAGGTCTACCTCGGCCACGACATCCGGCTCGGACGCGCCGTCGCTGTGAAGACGCTGCGGGCCGACATGGCCCGCGACCCGTCGTTCCAGGCCCGATTCCGCCGCGAGGCCCAGTCTGCGGCTTCGCTGAACCACCCCTCGATCGTCGCCGTGTACGACACCGGTGAGGACTACATCGACGGCGTCTCCATCCCGTACATCGTGATGGAGTACGTCGACGGCTCCACCCTGCGCGAGCTGCTGCACTCCGGGCGGCGGCTGCTGCCCGAGCGCGCCCTGGAGATGACCACCGGCATCCTGCAGGCGCTGGAGTACTCGCACCGCAACGGCATCGTCCACCGGGACATCAAGCCGGCCAACGTCATGCTGACCCGCAACGGCACGGTCAAGGTGATGGACTTCGGCATCGCCCGCGCCATGGGCGACGCCGGCATGACCATGACCCAGACCGCCGCGGTCATCGGCACCGCCCAGTACCTCTCGCCCGAGCAGGCCAAGGGCGAGCAGGTGGACGCCCGGTCCGACCTCTACTCCACCGGCTGCCTGCTGTACGAGCTGTTCACCGTCCGGCCGCCGTTCATCGGCGACTCCCCGGTCGCGGTGGCCTACCAGCACGTCCGCGAGGAGCCCCAGCCGCCGTCCACGTACGACCCCGAGCTGCGGCCCGAGTACGACGCGATCGTGCTGAAGGCCCTGGCCAAGGACCGCGACTACCGCTACCAGAGCGCCGACGAGATGCGCGCCGACATCGAGCGGGCCCTGGACGGCCTGCCGGTCGCCGCGGCGCAGACCGTCGCCTACGGCGCGGGCGCCATGGGCGGCTACGACCAGCAGACGCAGGTGTACGGCGCCCAGCCCGATCCGTACGGCCGCACCACCGCCATGCCGCAGCAGGCCGGCGGCTACGGCCAGACCAGCCTGCTGCCCGGCGTCGGCCAGGGCTACGACGCCGGCGGCGACGGCTACGCCGACAGCGGCTACGACGACGGCCAGGAGTACGGCGGCCGGGGCGACCGGCGCCGCGGCGCGGGAGGCGGCGGCGGCCGGAACCGCAGCATGTCCTGGGTGGTGCTGGTGATCGCCGCCATCCTGGTGCTGACCGGCGCGTACTTCGTCACCAAGTCGGTGTTCGGCACCCCGGTCAACAACGGCGCCACCGCGCCGCAGCTGATCGGCCAGAGCTGGACCGGCGCGCAGACCGCCGTCGGCAACGTCCCGGGCAACCTCAAGGTGGTCCAGGGCGCACCGGTGGCCTGCAGCACCGACACCGCCAGCAAGGGCGACGTCTGCAGCCAGTCGCCCGCGGCCGGGGCCTCCATGGCCAACGGCGGCGTGATCACCGTCCACCTGAGCACCGGCGCGCCGACCAAGCAGATGCCCAGCGTCGTCGGCCAGACCCTGCAGAACGCCACCAACCAGATCAACGCGGCGGGCTTCACCCTGGGCTCGACCACCACCCAGAGCTCGTCCTCGGTGCCCAACGGCTCGATCATCAGCCAGAGCCTGCCGGGCAACTCGCAGCAGCCCACCGGCGCGACGGTGAACCTGGTGGTCTCCTCCGGCCAGCAGCAGGTCCAGGTGGACTTCGTGGTCGGCCAGCCCGCCGACTCGGCCCAGAGCCAGCTCTCCGGCCAGGGCTTCCACGTGGCCACCTCGGTCAGCTCCAGCTTCAACAGCAACTACCTGGCCGGCGCGGTCATCTCGGAGACCTACAACGGCACCGCGATCACCCAGGGCGGCCAGCAGATCCCGGCCGGCTCCACGATCAACCTCGTGGTGAACCCGGCCGCCCCGGACAGCCCCAGCCCGGGAGCGAGCACCAGCACAAACCCTTCGGGGGGGCGTCCGGCACCACCGGCACCACTGACGGCGGCGACCAGGGCCAGACCGGCGGCCAGACCGGGCAGACCGGGGACGGCTTCGTCGGCGGCGGCTTCGGCGGCGGCAACGGCAACGGCAACGGTGGCAACGGCAACGGCGGGAACGGCGACTGACCGCGCCCGCACCGGACGCCCCCTGAGCACCACGGGAGCACGGCACCACAGCACCACCCCGAGGGGTCGCGGACGCACCGGCGTCCGCGGCCCCTCGGCCGTTGCCGGGCGGACCGCGCCCGGGTGGCCGATCATGTGGATATGGCCATTCCGATGA
- a CDS encoding PP2C family serine/threonine-protein phosphatase, with amino-acid sequence MSLVLRFAAGSHKGMIREGNEDSGYAGPRLLAVADGMGGQAAGEVASAEVLSTMVALDEDVPGSDPLTALSQAADRANERLRLLVEGDPSLEGMGTTLTALLWTGERAGLIHIGDSRAYLLRDGALTQITQDHTWVQRLVDEGRITEEEASTHPQRSLIMRALMGTGEVESDLSIREVRAGDRYLICSDGLSGVVSHQTLEETLGSYYAPEQTISELIQLALRGGGPDNITCVVADVLDVNDADLSSGQFAEAPMVVGAVADGPPTISHHTMANTPAARAASLGRRQPPAEPGAPSDGYAEYDDDGYAEGDYADDEDYAPGEGRRSRRKQRAGRKRGWLVPSLALLVVLGLVGGGYAGYQWTKTQYFIGANGDHIAVYQGVNQNLAGVSLSKVYQDYPDIQLKYLPAYQQTSVKNTISATTLGAANQTVTQLKSQAALCRQVATTASTTPVTPTPTPAAPTPGGTAKPPAKAGATPAATASAPAPTPAVPSASASLSPQQQQQAQQCPAS; translated from the coding sequence ATGAGCCTCGTGCTGCGCTTCGCCGCCGGGTCGCACAAGGGGATGATCCGGGAAGGCAACGAGGACTCGGGCTACGCCGGTCCGCGCCTGCTCGCCGTGGCCGACGGCATGGGCGGCCAGGCCGCCGGGGAGGTCGCCTCCGCCGAGGTCCTGTCCACCATGGTCGCGCTCGACGAGGACGTCCCCGGCAGCGATCCGCTGACCGCGCTGAGCCAGGCGGCCGACCGCGCCAACGAGCGGCTGCGGCTGCTGGTCGAGGGCGATCCGTCGCTGGAGGGCATGGGCACCACGCTGACCGCCCTGCTGTGGACCGGCGAACGCGCCGGGCTGATCCACATCGGCGACTCCCGCGCGTACCTGCTGCGCGACGGCGCGCTGACCCAGATCACCCAGGACCACACCTGGGTGCAGCGGCTGGTCGACGAGGGCCGGATCACCGAGGAGGAGGCCAGTACCCACCCGCAGCGCTCACTGATCATGCGCGCGCTGATGGGCACCGGCGAGGTCGAGTCCGACCTGTCGATCCGCGAGGTCCGGGCCGGCGACCGCTACCTGATCTGCTCCGACGGCCTCTCCGGCGTGGTCAGCCACCAGACCCTGGAGGAGACGCTCGGCAGCTACTACGCGCCCGAGCAGACCATCTCCGAGCTGATCCAGCTGGCGCTGCGCGGCGGCGGCCCCGACAACATCACCTGCGTGGTCGCGGACGTCCTGGACGTCAACGACGCCGACCTGTCCTCCGGGCAGTTCGCCGAGGCCCCGATGGTGGTCGGCGCGGTCGCCGACGGCCCGCCCACCATCAGCCACCACACCATGGCCAACACCCCCGCCGCCCGCGCCGCCTCGCTGGGCCGCAGGCAGCCCCCGGCCGAGCCGGGCGCCCCCTCCGACGGCTACGCCGAGTACGACGACGACGGCTACGCCGAGGGCGACTACGCCGACGACGAGGACTACGCCCCCGGCGAGGGCCGCCGCAGCCGCCGCAAGCAGCGGGCCGGACGCAAGCGCGGCTGGCTGGTCCCCTCGCTGGCGCTGCTGGTCGTGCTCGGCCTGGTCGGCGGCGGCTACGCCGGCTACCAGTGGACCAAGACCCAGTACTTCATCGGCGCCAACGGCGACCACATCGCCGTCTACCAGGGCGTCAACCAGAACCTGGCCGGGGTCAGCCTGTCCAAGGTCTACCAGGACTACCCGGACATCCAGCTGAAGTACCTGCCCGCCTACCAGCAGACGTCGGTCAAGAACACCATCAGCGCCACCACCCTGGGCGCCGCCAACCAGACCGTGACCCAGCTCAAGAGCCAGGCCGCGCTCTGCCGGCAGGTCGCCACCACGGCCAGTACGACGCCGGTCACCCCGACGCCGACCCCGGCCGCGCCGACCCCGGGCGGCACCGCCAAGCCGCCCGCCAAGGCCGGCGCCACCCCCGCGGCCACCGCCTCCGCACCGGCCCCGACCCCCGCCGTCCCGTCCGCCTCCGCCTCGCTGAGCCCGCAACAGCAGCAGCAGGCCCAGCAATGCCCAGCCTCCTGA
- a CDS encoding penicillin-binding protein 2: MNKPIRRVSVFCLVLVLALMIRVNWVQGVDASALNNNTNNQRGMIEAYSYPRGSIIVGGQAVTKSVLVNGNRFKYQESFTNGPLYAPVTGYSSPIFGSLKYDSNLLESVEDPILSGTAPELAVNNFESLITGKAKQGGDVVTTIDPKVQLAGYQGLSSKKYTGAAVALDPTTGAILGLVSTPSYDPNSFANGADYPAYQKLLSDPSNPMLNRALRQTYPPGSTFKLITSAAALETGKITDINAPTDSPSPYLLPGTDTYLPNESASDPCKDAPMTIALQYSCNTVFAKLGAEVGNARMLQEADKFGFNAARDMPVGVVPSVFPSGVNASGNALSSIGQFDTTATPLQMAMVAAAICNNGSLMTPYLVSELRAPDQSVVGTPHQATQLSQATTPQVASEIQTMMQAVVQGGTGVTAQIPGVTVGGKTGTAQNGVNNSGNPYAWFVSYAKNSAGKEIAVAVVVANSSTERGDISGEELAAPIAKQMMEAYVGS; this comes from the coding sequence GTGAACAAGCCCATCCGCCGGGTATCCGTGTTCTGCCTGGTCCTGGTCCTCGCCCTGATGATCCGCGTCAACTGGGTGCAGGGGGTGGACGCCTCCGCGCTCAACAACAACACCAACAACCAGCGCGGCATGATCGAGGCGTACAGCTACCCGCGCGGCAGCATCATCGTCGGCGGCCAGGCCGTCACCAAGAGCGTGCTGGTCAACGGCAACCGCTTCAAGTACCAGGAGTCCTTCACCAACGGCCCGCTGTACGCGCCGGTCACCGGCTACTCCTCGCCGATCTTCGGCTCGCTGAAGTACGACAGCAACCTGCTGGAGTCGGTCGAGGACCCGATCCTCAGCGGCACCGCCCCCGAGCTCGCGGTCAACAACTTCGAGTCGCTGATCACCGGCAAGGCCAAGCAGGGCGGCGACGTGGTCACCACCATCGACCCCAAGGTGCAGCTGGCCGGGTACCAGGGGCTGTCCAGTAAGAAGTACACCGGCGCGGCGGTCGCCCTGGACCCGACCACCGGCGCGATCCTGGGCCTGGTCAGCACCCCCTCGTACGACCCCAACAGCTTCGCCAACGGCGCGGACTACCCCGCCTACCAGAAGCTGCTGTCCGACCCGTCCAACCCGATGCTGAACCGGGCGCTGCGGCAGACCTATCCGCCGGGCTCCACCTTCAAGCTGATCACCTCGGCGGCGGCGCTGGAGACCGGCAAGATCACCGACATCAACGCCCCGACCGACTCGCCCAGCCCCTACCTGCTGCCCGGCACCGACACCTACCTGCCGAACGAGAGCGCCAGCGACCCCTGCAAGGACGCGCCGATGACGATCGCGCTGCAGTACTCCTGCAACACCGTCTTCGCCAAGCTGGGCGCCGAGGTCGGCAACGCGCGGATGCTCCAGGAGGCCGACAAGTTCGGCTTCAACGCGGCCCGGGACATGCCGGTCGGGGTGGTCCCGAGCGTCTTCCCCAGCGGGGTGAACGCCTCCGGCAACGCGCTCTCCTCCATCGGGCAGTTCGACACCACCGCCACCCCGCTGCAGATGGCCATGGTCGCCGCGGCGATCTGCAACAACGGCTCGCTGATGACCCCCTACCTGGTCTCCGAGCTGCGCGCGCCGGACCAGAGCGTGGTCGGCACCCCGCACCAGGCCACCCAGCTCTCGCAGGCGACGACCCCGCAGGTCGCAAGCGAGATCCAGACCATGATGCAGGCCGTGGTCCAGGGCGGCACCGGCGTCACCGCGCAGATCCCCGGCGTCACCGTCGGCGGCAAGACCGGCACCGCGCAGAACGGCGTGAACAACTCCGGCAACCCCTACGCCTGGTTCGTCTCCTACGCCAAGAACAGCGCCGGCAAGGAGATCGCGGTCGCGGTCGTCGTCGCCAACAGCAGCACCGAGCGCGGCGACATCTCCGGCGAGGAGCTGGCCGCCCCGATCGCCAAGCAGATGATGGAGGCGTACGTCGGCTCGTGA